One window from the genome of Pedobacter schmidteae encodes:
- a CDS encoding virulence factor, protein MNRRTGGFRNETSKITTLPGGHHYNDDYAAIVN, encoded by the coding sequence ATGAATAGAAGAACGGGCGGATTTCGAAACGAGACTTCAAAGATTACGACTTTACCGGGTGGTCATCATTACAATGATGATTATGCGGCCATTGTAAATTAG